A region of uncultured Carboxylicivirga sp. DNA encodes the following proteins:
- a CDS encoding outer membrane beta-barrel protein, which produces MIRILLLAFTLAIATYIKSQNKDEINFHLGPGYSTYRINLNHSAETSSKLNTSIGLGYNYKIIPALALKSGIELTKYQSLIRIDELKDNYMTNDNYQNNFEWRLTINLLEENHSGLYLNLPLLLQYSPERMARFYTNFGLIIGIPLQSNYKATYSNIITSGYYPETDVEYTDINFRGFGEFDGNTSSGELSTNTAFILHYECGMKWNLSNAINLYLGGFVDYGINNILKEDDFKRIIVYNENNPTSFSYNSMAISEYTNNENTVSYFKKMTPISIGIHISLGFSL; this is translated from the coding sequence ATGATAAGAATATTACTACTGGCATTTACATTGGCCATAGCAACGTATATTAAGTCTCAGAATAAGGATGAGATCAACTTTCATCTGGGACCTGGCTATTCAACTTACAGAATAAATCTTAATCATTCAGCAGAGACGTCTTCCAAATTAAATACTTCAATTGGTTTGGGTTACAACTATAAAATAATACCTGCACTGGCACTTAAGTCAGGCATTGAATTGACAAAGTATCAATCACTAATCAGAATTGATGAATTGAAAGACAACTACATGACCAATGATAATTATCAGAATAACTTTGAATGGAGGTTAACAATTAATTTACTTGAAGAAAACCACTCGGGTCTATATTTAAACCTACCATTACTTCTGCAATATAGCCCAGAACGGATGGCCAGATTTTATACCAATTTTGGATTAATAATTGGCATTCCTCTACAATCCAACTATAAAGCGACCTATAGTAATATTATAACTTCGGGATACTATCCTGAAACAGATGTTGAATATACAGATATTAATTTTAGAGGATTTGGAGAGTTTGACGGCAATACATCAAGTGGCGAGCTTAGCACAAATACTGCTTTTATACTACATTACGAATGTGGTATGAAGTGGAACTTATCTAACGCTATTAATTTATATCTGGGTGGATTTGTTGATTATGGAATCAATAACATCCTAAAAGAAGACGATTTTAAGAGAATAATAGTTTATAATGAAAATAATCCAACAAGCTTTTCATATAACAGCATGGCAATTAGCGAATATACCAACAATGAAAACACCGTTTCATACTTTAAGAAGATGACTCCAATTTCCATTGGTATCCATATTAGCTTAGGTTTTTCGTTATAA